The following proteins are co-located in the Primulina tabacum isolate GXHZ01 chromosome 11, ASM2559414v2, whole genome shotgun sequence genome:
- the LOC142518695 gene encoding uncharacterized protein LOC142518695, translated as MWFNSSIKQAPKLSKILLSKRHINGNTLTAGHDLKPFNSKISKFMKCGLVDEARELFDEMPQKNAVTYNAMIRGYFQNGFFESAVYLYNQMPFHDIFSYNTMICGLMCNGDVKGAEEIFERMGYQDVVTWNSMISGYVNNGLMDDAVRVFNQITMKDVVSWNLLIGGLVKIKEFHKAEELFRIMGVRDIASWTIMLKARLETGGLVEAREFFHDMPIKDVQAWNTMINGYLKNRSVEIAEGLFQKMPEKDWTSWITMIDGLVSNGRINNALRLFNEMPQKCEKTWNSILLAMVRNGLVKEAHAVLEKGSLSGVVSWTNIMKGYFDTGEVEDAMKVFELMTSRDTTVWNVAIFGLDENDRGEDGIKLFIKMKEDRFPLDEATHTSFLTICSNLPSLNLGKQIHAEAIKAGIDHFISTSNALITMYFRCGNVYSALLEFYSMACHDTISWNSVICGLAHHGQAENAIKIFEKMRLSTVKPNQITFVGVLSACSHAGLVEHGKFYFCVMRNEYFIQSTNEHYTSIVDLLGRFGHIDEALNILRQMIVHGIEVCASIWGALLGACRMHKNIAVAKICGEKILDLEPYNSGVYMILGEMYITSGMKDEAEKIWVRMRNTGVKKQPGCSWVESSNGGKVFLAGDKTHPEFEKVSCVLNLIYLEMEIKVSSVC; from the coding sequence ATGTGGTTCAATTCAAGCATCAAACAAGCTCCAAAACTCTCCAAGATACTTTTGTCAAAACGCCACATCAACGGCAACACTCTTACAGCGGGACATGACTTGAAACCATTCAACTCAAAGATCTCGAAGTTCATGAAATGTGGCCTCGTTGATGAAGCCCGAGAACTGTTCGATGAAATGCCCCAGAAAAACGCAGTCACATATAACGCCATGATCAGAGGATATTTTCAAAATGGGTTTTTTGAGAGTGCCGTGTATTTGTATAATCAAATGCCATTTCACGATATCTTTTCCTACAATACAATGATATGCGGGCTAATGTGTAATGGTGATGTTAAGGGGGCAGAAGAGATTTTTGAACGCATGGGGTATCAAGATGTAGTAACATGGAATTCAATGATCTCGGGGTATGTCAATAATGGCCTGATGGATGATGCGGTGAGAGTGTTTAATCAGATTACTATGAAAGATGTGGTTTCTTGGAATTTGCTGATTGGGGGCTTAGTGAAGATTAAGGAGTTCCATAAGGCTGAGGAGTTGTTTAGAATAATGGGTGTTCGGGATATTGCAAGTTGGACCATTATGCTGAAGGCGCGTTTGGAGACTGGGGGTCTTGTTGAAGCTAGGGAATTTTTTCACGATATGCCAATAAAAGATGTTCAAGCTTGGAATACGATGATCAATGGTTACTTAAAAAATAGAAGTGTTGAAATAGCAGAaggcttgtttcaaaagatgcCTGAGAAGGATTGGACCTCATGGATAACGATGATTGACGGGCTCGTTAGTAATGGTAGGATAAATAATGCTTTGAGGCTCTTCAATGAGATGCCTCAGAAATGCGAAAAAACATGGAATTCAATTTTGTTGGCAATGGTCAGGAATGGTTTGGTGAAAGAGGCTCATGCAGTTTTAGAGAAGGGCTCGTTAAGTGGTGTTGTGTCATGGACAAACATTATGAAAGGATACTTTGACACAGGGGAAGTTGAGGATGCCATGAAAGTTTTTGAATTAATGACTTCTCGTGATACAACTGTATGGAATGTTGCCATATTTGGACTTGATGAAAATGATCGTGGTGAGGATGGTATAAAGTTATTTATCAAGATGAAAGAAGATAGATTTCCCCTAGATGAAGCTACGCATACAAGTTTTCTTACGATATGTTCCAACTTACCATCCTTAAACCTTGGAAAGCAAATTCACGCAGAAGCAATCAAGGCTGgaattgatcactttatttcaACCTCTAACGCATTGATTACCATGTATTTTAGATGTGGTAATGTATATTCTGCGTTACTTGAATTTTATTCTATGGCCTGTCATGATACCATTTCTTGGAATTCTGTGATATGTGGGCTAGCTCACCATGGTCAAGCTGAAAACGCTATAAAGATTTTTGAAAAGATGAGGCTATCAACTGTGAAGCCTAATCAGATTACCTTTGTCGGTGTTCTTTCTGCCTGTAGCCATGCAGGACTTGTGGAACATGGTAAATTTTACTTCTGTGTTATGCGCAATGAGTATTTTATTCAATCAACTAATGAGCATTACACTTCTATTGTTGACCTATTGGGAAGATTTGGACATATTGATGAGGCACTGAATATTTTAAGGCAAATGATAGTACATGGAATAGAAGTTTGTGCAAGCATTTGGGGAGCACTTCTTGGAGCATGTAGAATGCACAAAAACATTGCCGTAGCCAAAATTTGTGGCGAGAAGATTCTTGATTTAGAACCATATAACTCTGGTGTGTATATGATTCTGGGTGAAATGTATATAACCAGCGGGATGAAAGATGAAGCTGAAAAGATTTGGGTGCGCATGAGAAATACAGGTGTGAAAAAGCAACCTGGTTGTAGTTGGGTTGAATCAAGCAACGGTGGGAAAGTATTTCTCGCAGGGGATAAAACTCATCCAGAGTTCGAAAAGGTTTCATGTGTGCTAAATTTGATCTATCTAGAGATGGAAATCAAAGTATCTAGTGTGTGCTAG
- the LOC142519559 gene encoding uncharacterized protein LOC142519559 gives MAAAAVASSSTSVQSLKCLSLKIWPNDHHQIKIPYTRILRYASVSCFLGNESNQPVAKWRIPRLAAAVAQEEAAVAAPVEYNGRTLRINFSDKPKPKEPLYPETEHKLFVGNLSWSVTSEILTQEFQEYGKVVGARVLYDGETGRSRGYGFACYDTKAEMRPRFNLSMKWNSKGALYELAWHKGRNSEKGDLYICEGSEFPKKKER, from the exons ATGGCAGCTGCTGCAGTGGCTTCGTCTTCCACATCTGTGCAGAGCTTGAAATGCCTGAGCTTGAAAATCTGGCCAAATGATCATCATCAAATCAAGATTCCGTACACAAGAATACTACGATATGCATCAGTGTCGTGTTTTCTTGGAAATGAATCAAACCAACCCGTTGCTAAGTGGAGGATCCCGCGGTTGGCGGCTGCCGTAGCTCAAGAAGAGGCGGCTGTGGCTGCGCCGGTG GAATATAATGGTAGGACCTTGAGAATTAATTTCTCGGACAAGCCAAAACCAAAAGAACCCCTATATCCAGAAACTGAACACAAACTTTTCGTGGGAAATTTATCATGGTCTGTCACTTCCGAGATTTTGACGCAGGAATTTCAAGAATATGGAAAGGTGGTCGGAGCTAGAGTTTTATACGATGGCGAGACGGGAAGATCTCGAGGCTATGGCTTTGCATGCTATGATACTAAAGCTGAGATGAGGCCGCGCTTCAATCTCTCGATGAAGTG GAACTCGAAGGGCGCGCTATACGAGTTAGCTTGGCACAAGGGAAGAAACAGTGAGAAGGGAGACTTGTACATTTGTGAAGGCTCGGAATTCCCAAAAAAGAAGGAAAGATAG
- the LOC142519454 gene encoding uncharacterized protein LOC142519454 produces the protein MASILKPFQLLEINVISAQDLDTISKKMQTYCTVWLRRDRKLSSGVDNEGKNNPTWNDKFAFRVDEEFLQQEDSAVMIEIYAVNWFRDKLIGTAHVLVRNLLPPPVRSYNHHRRHMGTRFVALQVRRPSGRPQGILNISVALIDSTMRSMPLNTELSASRVGYRDHVMELPPDLHRIDHNGNRNKHNSSSNVKPILRRSRSERSEHVTVDTNCSPNGSVVVLAGKGKKGAKESSILSISECVDPFKGIKLKKGKASSVISGAELREKPKQKGNRGKGSSVLSDSILSKESTDFHKIDKGDLKIEDKSKIVDEIPNNKAMDEKSVAKTGRMKNGDSPKYKPQDAKKYNPTSKHNGHQDYVAPKGSKPHSEYVVGAPFKGKSPGLDSSEVGPSPSEVAAAIMAERKYPLVDNQSSVLDGWSLDESVEGLRSKLERWRTNVPPLHDRSGYSSSSYKTPAKHARRHTDGGTGLFSCFGNIYGYECQCVCGKPPGKKAQRTRFHSPPFGTSSRSFL, from the exons ATGGCTTCCATCTTGAAACCTTTCCAACTGCTAGAAATTAACGTTATATCTGCTCAAGATTTGGATACCATTTCCAAGAAAATGCAGACATATTGCACGGTGTGGCTGCGTCGAGACCGGAAGCTTTCGTCCGGTGTGGATAACGAAGGGAAAAACAACCCTACGTGGAATGACAAGTTTGCTTTTAGGGTTGATGAGGAGTTTCTCCAGCAAGAAGACTCGGCTGTGATGATCGAAATCTACGCTGTGAATTGGTTTCGTGACAAGCTCATCGGCACGGCTCATGTGCTGGTCAGAAACCTGCTTCCTCCTCCTGTCCGGTCATACAACCACCATCGCCGCCACATGGGAACGCGTTTTGTTGCCCTTCAG GTACGTCGTCCATCAGGACGTCCTCAGGGAATACTGAACATTAGTGTGGCGCTAATCGATAGCACTATGAGAAGCATGCCATTAAACACAGAACTCAGTGCTTCAAGAGTCGGATATCGTGATCATGTGATGGAGCTTCCACCTGATCTTCACCGGATTGATCACAATGGAAATCGAAACAAACACAACTCATCATCTAATGTCAAGCCTATATTGCGTAGATCAAGAAGTGAACGTAGCGAACACGTGACAGTTGACACTAATTGTTCCCCAAATGGCTCGGTGGTTGTCTTGGCGGGTAAGGGTAAAAAGGGAGCTAAAGAAAGTTCTATTCTTAGTATTTCAGAATGTGTAGATCCATTTAAAGGAATAAAGTTGAAGAAAGGAAAAGCAAGTTCTGTTATTAGTGGTGCTGAGCTTAGAGAGAAGCCAAAACAAAAGGGTAACAGAGGCAAGGGAAGTTCAGTGTTGAGCGATTCAATCTTGAGCAAAGAGTCAACTGACTTTCACAAGATTGATAAGGGTGATCTCAAAATTGAAGACAAAAGTAAAATAGTTGATGAAATCCCTAACAACAAGGCAAtggatgaaaaatcagttgCCAAAACTGGAAGGATGAAAAATGGCGATTCACCAAAATACAAGCCCCAAGATGCCAAAAAATATAATCCCACTTCAAAACACAATGGTCATCAAGACTACGTTGCGCCTAAGGGTTCCAAGCCACATAGCGAGTATGTGGTTGGTGCTCCCTTCAAAGGAAAATCGCCTGGGTTGGATTCTTCCGAGGTAGGTCCCTCGCCATCTGAAGTGGCGGCTGCGATAATGGCCGAGAGGAAATATCCCCTAGTTGATAATCAAAGCTCGGTATTGGATGGTTGGAGCCTGGATGAAAGCGTGGAAGGGCTTAGGTCCAAACTGGAAAGATGGCGTACTAATGTCCCGCCATTGCATGATCGTAGTGGATACTCTTCGAGTAGCTATAAAACACCTGCTAAGCATGCTCGTAGGCATACGGATGGTGGGACTGGCTTGTTTTCGTGCTTTGGAAATATATACGGGTATGAATGTCAATGCGTTTGTGGTAAGCCACCAGGAAAAAAAGCTCAGCGCACCAGGTTTCATAGCCCACCTTTTGGAACCTCGAGCCGATCTTTCCTTTAA